DNA from Sphingobacteriaceae bacterium:
CGGCCTCAACCTGGTGGCCGGCACCGGCGGCATGCTCAACTTGTCCCACGCCGCCTTGGCCGGGGTGGGGGCATACACCGCCGTGCTCCTGGTGATGAAGGCCCAGTGGCCGTGGCTGGCGGCCTTCCTGGCCGGGGGGCTGCTGGCGGCCATCACCGGCCTAGTCATCGGCGCCGTCACCCTGCGCCTGCGGGGCGACTACTTCGCCCTGGCCACCTTGGGCTTCGGCGTGGTGGCCCACGCCTTGTTCAACAACTGGATCAGCCTGACCCGGGGACCCATGGGCATCCCCGGGGTGCCGGCGCCGTCCCTGCTGGGCCTCACCTTGCGCAGCCCGGCGGCCCAGGCGGCGTACATCGCCGTGGTTTTGGCCCTGGCCTTCCTGACGGCCCGGCGCCTGGCCCGTTCTCCTTGGGGCCGGGCCCTGCGGGCCATCCGGGACGACCAGTTCGCCGCCCTGGCCCTGGGCAAGCCGGCCCTGCGCTTCAAGGTGGAAGCCATCACCATCGCCGGCTTTTTCGCCGGGCTGGCGGGAGCGGCCCAGGGCTTCTACATACGGTTCATCGACCCCCAGCAGTTCGGGCTGAATTTGATGATCTCCATCCTGGTGGCCGTCCTGTTCGGCGGCCTGGGCAACTACTGGGGCTCCCTGCTGGGCGCCCTCATGTACGTGGGACTGCAGCACGCCTTGTCCTACATCGGCCTGCCGCCCCACCTGGTGGGGTCGGGCCAGCAGGCCATCTTGAGCGTCATCCTGCTGCTGCTCATGATCTTCCGGCCCAAGGGGCTCCTGCCGGAGCCGCCCCTGACCCGGCCGGCCAAGGCAGGTGAGGCAGGATGACCGAAGGCGGCCGGCCTCTCCTGGAAGTTGACCAGGTCAAGAAGGCCTTCGGCGGCCTGCAGGCCCTCCAGGGAGTCTCCTTCACCGTGCCCCGGGGCGCCATCTTCGGCCTCATCGGCCCCAACGGCTCGGGCAAGAGCACCTTGTTCAACATCATCAGCGGCTTCTACAAGGCCGACGGCGGCCGGGTGCTCCTGGAGGGCCGGCCCATCCACGGCCTGGCTCCCGACGTGGTGGCCCGGCTGGGCTTGGTGCGGACCTTCCAACTGGCCCGGCCCATGAAGTCCCTGACGGTGTACGAGAATCTGCTCCTGGCGGCCCGGCGGCAGCCGGGGGAGACCCCGTGGGGCGCCCTGTTCCTGCCCCAGAGCCGGTGGACGCCCCCGGCGGCGGCGGCCCGGGCCGAAGAACTCCTGGCCTTGACGGGCCTGGACCGGGTGCGCCATCAATCTACGGCCCAGTTGTCCTTCGGCCAGCAGAAGCTGCTGGCCCTGGCGGCGGCGGTCATGGTGGAGCCGGTCATCCTCCTCCTGGACGAACCCATGGCCGGCGTGAACCCCACCCTGGCCCGGCGGCTCCGGGAGACCATCCTGACCCTCCGGGAGCAGGGCTTGACCTTCTTGATTGTGGAGCACGACATGGAATTCATCATGGGCATCTCCGACTACATCTGCGTGCTGGATCACGGAGTGAAGATCGCCGAGGGCACCCCGGTGGAGGTCCAGCAAAACCAGCAGGTCATCGATGCCTACCTGGGGCGGGCTGAAATTGGCTGAACCCATTCTAACCATTGAAGGCCTGCAGGCGGGCTACGGCGCTATGCAGGTGCTCCATGAAGTGGACATGACGGTGAACGCCGGCGAGACGGTGTGCATCATCGGTCCCAACGGGGCGGGCAAGTCCACGGTGCTGAAGGCCATTTTCAGCCAGGTGGACATCTATGGCGGCCGCATCGTCTGGCAGGGGGACGACATCACCGGCGCCCAGCCCCGGGACTTGATCCGCCGGGGCCTGGCCTACGTGCCCCAAGGCTCCGTGGTTTTTCCCTCCCTGACGGTGCGGGAGAACTTGTTCATCGGCGTCCGGTCCCTGGGGCTGCCCACGCCCCCCGGCGCCCTGGAGGAAGTGCTGGCCTACTTCCCCGACTTGACGCCCCGCCTGGAGTACAGGGCGGGACTCTTGTCGGGAGGCCAGCAGCAGATGGTGGCCA
Protein-coding regions in this window:
- a CDS encoding branched-chain amino acid ABC transporter permease, producing MSVFLHFLNTVLIFALLATGLNLVAGTGGMLNLSHAALAGVGAYTAVLLVMKAQWPWLAAFLAGGLLAAITGLVIGAVTLRLRGDYFALATLGFGVVAHALFNNWISLTRGPMGIPGVPAPSLLGLTLRSPAAQAAYIAVVLALAFLTARRLARSPWGRALRAIRDDQFAALALGKPALRFKVEAITIAGFFAGLAGAAQGFYIRFIDPQQFGLNLMISILVAVLFGGLGNYWGSLLGALMYVGLQHALSYIGLPPHLVGSGQQAILSVILLLLMIFRPKGLLPEPPLTRPAKAGEAG
- a CDS encoding ABC transporter ATP-binding protein codes for the protein MTEGGRPLLEVDQVKKAFGGLQALQGVSFTVPRGAIFGLIGPNGSGKSTLFNIISGFYKADGGRVLLEGRPIHGLAPDVVARLGLVRTFQLARPMKSLTVYENLLLAARRQPGETPWGALFLPQSRWTPPAAAARAEELLALTGLDRVRHQSTAQLSFGQQKLLALAAAVMVEPVILLLDEPMAGVNPTLARRLRETILTLREQGLTFLIVEHDMEFIMGISDYICVLDHGVKIAEGTPVEVQQNQQVIDAYLGRAEIG
- a CDS encoding ABC transporter ATP-binding protein, yielding MAEPILTIEGLQAGYGAMQVLHEVDMTVNAGETVCIIGPNGAGKSTVLKAIFSQVDIYGGRIVWQGDDITGAQPRDLIRRGLAYVPQGSVVFPSLTVRENLFIGVRSLGLPTPPGALEEVLAYFPDLTPRLEYRAGLLSGGQQQMVAIARGLMSRPSLLLLDEPSLGLAPALVQQMFAIVNTLRDEGKAILLVEQNARQALAVSDRGYVLELGRNRYTGTGQSLLNDPKVQELYLGGRITAG